The proteins below come from a single Aegilops tauschii subsp. strangulata cultivar AL8/78 chromosome 6, Aet v6.0, whole genome shotgun sequence genomic window:
- the LOC109741261 gene encoding RING-H2 finger protein ATL11-like, translating to MSSLFARLPACFRGDGNGGRGACYGVTASFVSVLVFCVLVATASVWKAFLFAGLALAAFGLVACLAPESGRRGAEREVAAGVPWVAACRTGLGKAATESLPTFAYTSRGAEAGGAGLDLECGGSGQPCSVCLEDLEDGEMVRQLPACKHLFHVECIDKWLHSHTTCPVCRCDLSPPRTVTAKVAAVEMEPPADDALPPV from the coding sequence ATGTCCAGTCTGTTCGCAAGGCTCCCGGCGTGTTTCCGCGGCGACGGCAACGGCGGGCGCGGCGCCTGCTATGGCGTCACGGCGTCCTTCGTGTCCGTGCTCGTGTTCTGCGTGCTCGTCGCCACCGCCAGCGTCTGGAAGGCGTTCCTGTTCGCCGGCCTGGCGCTGGCTGCCTTCGGGCTCGTGGCGTGCCTCGCGCCCGAGAGTGGGCGGAGAGGCGCCGAGCGTGAGGTCGCGGCGGGCGTGCCCTGGGTGGCAGCATGCCGAACTGGGCTCGGAAAGGCCGCCACCGAGTCGTTGCCCACGTTCGCGTACACGTCCCGTGGCGCCGAGGCCGGCGGTGCGGGCCTCGACCTGGAGTGCGGCGGGAGCGGCCAGCCGTGCTCCGTGTGCTTGGAAGACCTTGAGGACGGCGAGATGGTGCGGCAGCTGCCGGCGTGCAAGCACCTCTTCCATGTCGAGTGCATAGACAAGTGGCTGCACTCGCACACGACTTGCCCTGTTTGCAGGTGCGACCTCTCGCCACCGCGGACGGTTACTGCCAAAGTGGCGGCTGTAGAGATGGAACCGCCGGCAGATGATGCTTTGCCGCCAGTGTAG
- the LOC141025850 gene encoding uncharacterized protein gives MTKIDHVLVSVDWDLEYPNYLLQALSSGVSDHAPLHLSTGALGCPKKRFRFKSYWLKLEGFHDAVREAWVCSDTIVDPFKRLDVLFRNAAASLQAWGQRTTGNIKLLMAVATFVICRLDKAREDRTLMDQELWLRHTLKLALLGMASLERTIERQRSRMRWVKDGDANTKLFQAFANGKRAKNFIPKIKIGEEVVTEQVLIEEAFSCAYEELLGFDQARDISLDLEFLGIQPIDLNEPEEIFMEEEVWHVIKELRPDRVPGPDAFCGAFYQ, from the coding sequence ATGACCAAAATTGACCATGTGCTCGTGTCGGTTGATTGGGACTTGGAATACCCAAACTATTTGCTGCAAGCTTTGTCATCTGGAGTGTCGGATCACGCTCCCCTACATCTGAGTACAGGGGCACTGGGCTGCCCGAAGAAAAGGTTTAGATTCAAGAGTTATTGGTTGAAGCTGGAGGGTTTTCATGATGCGGTGAGGGAGGCTTGGGTATGCAGCGACACGATTGTGGACCCTTTTAAGCGGCTCGATGTTCTCTTCAGAAATGCTGCCGCATCCCTACAAGCTTGGGGACAGAGGACAACGGGTAACATCAAACTTCTCATGGCTGTAGCAACGTTCGTGATATGTCGGCTGGACAAGGCGCGGGAAGATCGAACCCTCATGGATCAGGAGCTTTGGTTGCGCCATACACTAAAGTTGGCTCTGTTGGGTATGGCCTCGCTGGAGCGCACCATCGAGCGCCAAAGATCTAGAATGAGATGGGTCAAAGATGGGGATGCTAACACGAAGCTGTTCCAGGCTTTCGCCAATGGCAAGAGGGCAAAAAACTTCATCCCGAAGATCAAAATCGGAGAAGAGGTGGTGACAGAACAAGTGCTTATTGAAGAGGCCTTTTCTTGTGCATACGAAGAACTGTTGGGGTTTGATCAGGCCAGAGACATCTCTTTGGACCTTGAGTTCCTTGGAATTCAGCCGATTGACCTAAATGAGCCCGAGGAGATTTTCATGGAAGAAGAAGTGTGGCATGTTATTAAAGAGCTCCGCCCAGATAGAGTTCCGGGGCCTGATGCCTTTTGTGGTGCATTCTATCAATGA